A stretch of Acidimicrobiales bacterium DNA encodes these proteins:
- a CDS encoding 5'/3'-nucleotidase SurE: MRILVTNDDGIDSDGLHHLARALVDVGDVTVVAPDTEYSGAGASLGALHLMRPEVHDAHVDGVPRSWSVSGPPGLCVMYSRLGLFGDPFDLVVAGINPGMNVGRSVYHSGTVGAALTARNGGTTGIAVSQAVTGWGIEGQGADEVLIDQWWSTAATVARAVVGGIAADLPAIPSVLNVNVPNVALQDVRGWCHTVTGSAPPRSLTTADLVPKEGHAGTYRVQMSWGEPGVLAEDTDGGSVMAGKVSLTWLNRLHDEAPPADDWAAEALASLLG; the protein is encoded by the coding sequence GTGCGCATCTTGGTCACCAATGACGACGGCATCGACTCAGACGGCCTCCACCATCTGGCCCGGGCCCTGGTCGACGTGGGGGATGTCACCGTGGTGGCCCCCGACACCGAGTACTCGGGGGCCGGTGCCTCGCTGGGGGCCCTCCACCTGATGCGCCCCGAAGTCCACGACGCCCACGTGGATGGGGTCCCGCGCTCCTGGTCGGTGAGCGGCCCGCCGGGGCTGTGTGTCATGTACAGCCGGCTCGGCCTGTTCGGCGACCCGTTCGACCTCGTAGTGGCCGGCATCAACCCCGGCATGAACGTCGGCCGCTCTGTGTACCACTCGGGGACGGTCGGGGCGGCCCTCACAGCCCGGAATGGCGGCACCACCGGGATCGCCGTCAGCCAAGCCGTAACCGGTTGGGGCATCGAGGGCCAGGGCGCCGACGAGGTGCTGATCGACCAGTGGTGGTCGACGGCGGCCACCGTGGCCCGGGCGGTGGTCGGAGGCATCGCAGCCGACCTACCGGCAATACCCTCGGTCCTGAACGTGAACGTCCCCAACGTGGCGTTGCAGGACGTCCGAGGGTGGTGCCACACGGTGACAGGGTCAGCCCCTCCCCGGAGCCTCACCACGGCCGACCTGGTGCCCAAGGAGGGCCATGCCGGCACCTATCGGGTGCAGATGAGTTGGGGGGAGCCAGGCGTACTTGCCGAGGACACCGATGGGGGATCCGTCATGGCCGGCAAGGTGAGCCTCACCTGGCTAAACCGCCTACACGACGAGGCGCCCCCTGCCGACGACTGGGCAGCCGAGGCGTTGGCCAGCCTCCTTGGCTGA
- a CDS encoding ATP-binding cassette domain-containing protein has protein sequence MLTASGLSRSFGSRTLFADVSLQLGPGRRVALVGSNGTGKTTLIETIVGLQEPDAGEVHRPRDLRIGYLPQELPDEVGRSVFEQVMLGAGPVTELAQRIEALGTRIGETAGDEQNRLLIEFGEAQSRFEQLGGYAVEADAHRILSGLGFDPADHDRPMDEMSGGWRMRVALARLLLSAPDLLIMDEPTNHLDVDSVAWLEQHLAGWSGGLLFVSHDRDFIDAVANRILELAGNRITEYVGGFADFVVAREEQLAMQRAAAAQQSRQVARTERFIERFRYKASKARQVQSRVKALERLDRIVVEEPDDPATRFGFPKPRRSSRLVAELEGVTAGYDDGDGRDPEVVLRDVTFGVERGRTVALVGPNGAGKTTLVRLLTGEMAPLDGRITRGTNVDLSHFDQLQAEVLDERRTVLEELKTVPGVGTDGRNPRTYLASFGFRGDTVDRLVGDLSGGEQTRLALAKTLAVPVNLLILDEPTNHLDLPSCDVLEDALTAYPGTVVLITHDRHLIRSVAHNLVEVRNGRAVWHEGVPDRVLYPVKADAAPTPTRHGATERRSDSPTTKKPRKGKPRDPAQGLRRKLERAERDWETAEAVVLEVQGRLADSDLYRDPDRAAAVVAEHEAAKDAAAALMADWERLSAQLGG, from the coding sequence GTGCTGACCGCCTCGGGCCTGTCCCGCAGCTTCGGGTCCCGGACCCTTTTCGCCGACGTCTCGCTCCAACTCGGTCCGGGTCGCCGCGTCGCCCTGGTGGGCAGCAACGGGACCGGCAAGACCACCCTCATCGAAACCATCGTCGGCCTGCAGGAACCCGACGCTGGCGAGGTCCACCGACCCAGGGACCTTCGTATCGGCTACCTCCCTCAGGAGCTCCCCGACGAGGTCGGTCGGTCGGTATTCGAACAGGTCATGCTGGGCGCCGGGCCGGTCACCGAGCTGGCCCAGCGCATCGAGGCCCTGGGCACCCGGATCGGCGAGACGGCAGGCGACGAGCAGAACCGTCTGCTGATTGAGTTTGGCGAGGCCCAATCCCGGTTCGAGCAGCTCGGCGGCTACGCCGTCGAGGCCGACGCCCACCGGATCCTGTCCGGCCTGGGCTTTGACCCGGCCGACCACGACCGACCCATGGACGAGATGTCGGGCGGGTGGCGCATGCGTGTCGCCCTGGCCCGGCTGCTGCTATCGGCCCCCGACCTGCTGATCATGGACGAACCCACCAACCACCTCGACGTGGACAGCGTGGCCTGGCTGGAACAGCACCTGGCCGGTTGGTCCGGTGGCCTGCTGTTCGTCAGCCATGACCGGGACTTCATCGACGCGGTGGCCAACCGGATTCTAGAACTGGCCGGGAACCGGATCACCGAGTACGTGGGGGGCTTTGCCGACTTCGTAGTGGCCCGCGAGGAGCAGTTGGCCATGCAACGGGCGGCCGCCGCCCAGCAGTCCCGGCAGGTGGCCCGGACCGAGCGCTTCATCGAGCGCTTCCGGTACAAGGCCTCCAAGGCCCGCCAGGTCCAGAGCCGGGTGAAGGCCCTGGAGAGGCTGGACCGGATCGTGGTCGAGGAACCTGACGACCCGGCAACCCGCTTCGGCTTCCCCAAGCCCCGACGTTCGTCTCGCCTGGTGGCCGAGTTGGAGGGCGTGACTGCCGGCTACGACGATGGCGACGGACGGGACCCTGAGGTCGTCCTCCGCGACGTCACCTTCGGGGTGGAGCGAGGCCGAACCGTGGCCCTGGTCGGGCCCAACGGGGCCGGCAAGACCACCCTGGTCCGCCTTCTCACCGGAGAGATGGCCCCGCTGGATGGCCGGATCACTCGTGGCACCAACGTCGACCTCTCCCACTTCGACCAACTTCAGGCCGAGGTCCTGGACGAGCGGCGGACCGTACTGGAGGAGCTCAAAACGGTGCCCGGCGTGGGCACTGACGGTCGCAACCCCCGTACCTACCTGGCCTCGTTCGGCTTCCGAGGCGACACCGTAGACCGGCTGGTGGGTGACCTGTCGGGAGGCGAGCAGACGCGCCTGGCCCTGGCCAAGACGCTGGCCGTGCCGGTCAACCTGCTCATCCTGGACGAGCCCACCAACCACCTCGACCTACCCAGCTGTGACGTGCTGGAGGACGCCCTGACGGCCTACCCAGGAACCGTCGTGCTGATCACCCACGACCGCCACCTGATCCGCTCGGTGGCCCACAATCTGGTGGAGGTTCGGAACGGACGGGCCGTATGGCACGAAGGGGTCCCCGACCGGGTCCTCTACCCGGTGAAGGCCGATGCCGCCCCGACCCCCACCCGGCACGGCGCGACGGAACGCCGCTCCGACTCCCCTACCACCAAGAAGCCCCGTAAGGGGAAGCCCCGTGACCCCGCCCAGGGCCTGAGGCGGAAGCTAGAACGGGCAGAACGGGACTGGGAGACGGCTGAGGCAGTTGTGTTGGAGGTACAGGGCCGCCTGGCCGACTCCGACCTCTACCGGGATCCCGACCGGGCCGCCGCCGTGGTGGCCGAACATGAGGCGGCCAAGGACGCCGCGGCTGCGCTCATGGCCGACTGGGAGCGCCTCAGCGCCCAACTCGGCGGCTAA
- a CDS encoding ketoacyl-ACP synthase III, translating into MAHGRITGWATHLPERQLTNHDLAEMVETTDEWIRERSGIGARHVDGKVTEMSTAAGRDALAMAGVDPADVDLLLLATCTSDQQFPASASVVQDNLGMSCGAIDMNAACSGFVYGLVTAMQFSAGGVDRILLIGSDALSGIIDWTDRGTCVLFGDGAGAVVIERSADAPTLLGWDLMSDGSAAGILSCEHGGKIFMNGKEVFRRAVLAVEKAGRNAMERAGVDIDDIALVVPHQANIRIIDAALKRLDIPREKAAMVLERTGNTSAASIPLALVDALDNDRVAPGDLVLMVGFGAGMSSAAAVIRWDPPET; encoded by the coding sequence ATGGCCCACGGCCGTATCACCGGTTGGGCGACCCACCTTCCCGAGCGCCAGCTCACCAACCACGACCTGGCTGAGATGGTGGAAACCACCGACGAGTGGATCCGTGAGCGCTCCGGCATCGGCGCCCGCCATGTGGACGGCAAGGTCACTGAGATGTCCACGGCCGCTGGTCGCGACGCTTTGGCCATGGCCGGCGTAGACCCGGCCGACGTGGACCTGCTACTCCTGGCCACCTGTACCTCGGACCAGCAGTTTCCAGCCAGTGCCTCGGTGGTCCAGGACAACCTTGGGATGTCGTGCGGGGCCATTGACATGAACGCTGCGTGTTCGGGCTTCGTGTACGGACTTGTGACAGCTATGCAGTTCTCGGCCGGTGGTGTCGACCGCATCCTGCTCATCGGAAGCGATGCCCTCAGCGGGATCATCGACTGGACCGACCGGGGCACCTGTGTGCTGTTCGGCGACGGCGCCGGTGCGGTAGTCATCGAACGATCGGCCGACGCCCCCACCCTGCTGGGTTGGGACCTCATGTCGGACGGCTCGGCAGCTGGGATCCTGTCGTGCGAGCACGGCGGCAAGATCTTCATGAACGGCAAGGAGGTGTTCCGTCGCGCCGTCCTGGCCGTGGAGAAGGCAGGTCGCAACGCCATGGAGCGGGCTGGTGTGGACATCGACGACATTGCCCTGGTGGTCCCCCATCAGGCCAACATCCGTATCATCGATGCCGCCCTGAAGCGCCTGGACATTCCCCGGGAGAAGGCGGCCATGGTCCTCGAGCGGACCGGTAACACCTCGGCCGCCTCGATCCCGCTGGCCTTGGTGGATGCCCTGGACAATGACCGGGTGGCCCCCGGCGACCTGGTCCTGATGGTGGGGTTTGGCGCCGGCATGTCGTCGGCGGCCGCCGTGATTCGTTGGGATCCGCCCGAAACCTGA
- a CDS encoding 3'(2'),5'-bisphosphate nucleotidase CysQ — MQDHELAGLLAQEAGDLLLGIRGQAVAEGWPSYRLQDEGDRQAHRHLVDRLAELRPDDGLLSEEGTDDGARLEANRVWILDPLDGTRDFGRPKSIEWAVHVALVEGGRPTAAAVALPASGQLYGTGLSAASRPLERERPVVVTSRSQWGEAEVVAAAIGGVVRSFGSAGVKAMAVVGGSADVYVHPSGLYEWDACAPAAVATAAGLDASGLDGTTLTFNKPRPVVPGLLICRPEYTGRARSALRW, encoded by the coding sequence ATGCAGGACCACGAACTCGCCGGACTCCTAGCCCAGGAAGCCGGTGACCTGCTCCTCGGGATCCGGGGCCAGGCCGTCGCCGAGGGCTGGCCGTCGTACCGCCTGCAGGACGAGGGGGACCGGCAGGCCCACCGCCACCTGGTGGACCGTCTGGCCGAGCTCCGTCCCGATGACGGACTCCTGTCCGAGGAGGGGACTGACGACGGGGCCCGCCTGGAGGCCAACCGGGTGTGGATCTTGGACCCACTGGACGGGACACGCGACTTCGGCCGGCCGAAAAGCATTGAATGGGCGGTCCACGTGGCCTTGGTGGAGGGGGGTCGGCCGACGGCCGCTGCCGTAGCCCTTCCGGCCAGCGGACAGCTTTATGGAACCGGCCTCTCGGCGGCCTCCCGTCCACTCGAGCGGGAACGCCCGGTGGTCGTTACCAGCCGGTCGCAGTGGGGCGAGGCCGAGGTAGTGGCGGCGGCCATCGGCGGCGTGGTCCGGTCCTTCGGGTCGGCGGGCGTGAAGGCCATGGCAGTGGTTGGGGGGTCGGCCGACGTCTACGTCCACCCGTCAGGCCTCTACGAGTGGGACGCCTGCGCCCCGGCCGCCGTGGCTACCGCCGCCGGTCTAGACGCCAGCGGTCTTGACGGCACGACCCTCACGTTTAACAAACCCCGCCCCGTCGTGCCAGGCTTACTCATCTGCCGGCCGGAATACACCGGGCGGGCACGGTCCGCCCTCCGCTGGTAG
- the coaE gene encoding dephospho-CoA kinase (Dephospho-CoA kinase (CoaE) performs the final step in coenzyme A biosynthesis.): MKVVGLCGGIGAGKSTVATLLAERGAVVIDVDALGRHVLTLREVRDAVVAEFGDGILGPDGAVDRGALAEVVFSSKGRLTDLEAISHPVIDREILRRLDALAEDPPDLVVLDMAVLVESDLGRLADGRGYTEVVVVEADPELRMDRLVGRGMVPDDVRSRMAAQATNAERRAVADHVLVNDGDRDHLAVLVDDLLTRLVG, from the coding sequence GTGAAGGTCGTAGGCCTCTGCGGGGGCATTGGCGCCGGGAAGTCCACAGTGGCCACCCTCCTGGCAGAAAGGGGTGCGGTGGTCATCGACGTCGACGCCCTGGGACGTCACGTCCTCACCCTCCGGGAGGTCCGTGACGCTGTGGTGGCCGAGTTCGGTGACGGCATTCTCGGGCCTGATGGGGCTGTTGACCGTGGAGCTCTGGCCGAAGTGGTGTTCTCCTCTAAGGGTCGCCTGACCGACCTGGAGGCCATCAGCCATCCGGTCATAGACCGGGAAATCCTCCGCCGACTGGATGCTCTGGCCGAGGATCCACCTGATCTGGTGGTGCTGGACATGGCGGTGCTGGTGGAGAGCGACCTCGGTCGGCTAGCCGACGGCCGGGGTTACACCGAGGTGGTCGTGGTGGAAGCCGATCCCGAGTTGCGAATGGATCGCCTGGTAGGACGGGGCATGGTTCCCGACGACGTCCGGTCCCGGATGGCCGCCCAGGCCACCAACGCCGAACGGCGGGCGGTGGCCGACCACGTGCTGGTTAATGACGGCGACCGGGATCACCTGGCCGTCCTGGTAGACGATCTGCTTACCCGCCTAGTGGGCTAG
- a CDS encoding sigma 54 modulation/S30EA ribosomal C-terminal domain-containing protein yields MTKPHAVCEVELLSRGPVEFGDRDYAIGKVRALCELGHEPVLSAVVKLRLRDGTTDSLPAIAEATLDLNGVAVRAHASADTMPEAIDQLDQRLSRRLRRHRKRLEDRRRESEPEPAPAHPGYADLPVDDRTVVRHKSLAMRPMSVEEAADEMDLLDHGFYLYLDADHGIDRVVYRNGDSGLRVVPRVDGEALPGRTRPPIHPAPLVLNHLPLNEAEVLLDEGDEPFVFFAEPDTSRGQVLYRRFDGHYGLITPAV; encoded by the coding sequence TTGACGAAGCCACATGCCGTCTGTGAAGTCGAACTGCTCAGCCGGGGACCGGTGGAGTTCGGCGATCGGGACTATGCGATCGGAAAGGTCCGGGCGTTGTGCGAGTTGGGGCACGAACCCGTGCTTTCGGCGGTGGTCAAGTTACGGCTCCGCGACGGGACCACCGACTCCCTGCCGGCCATCGCGGAGGCCACCCTGGATCTGAACGGCGTCGCCGTGCGGGCCCACGCCTCGGCCGACACCATGCCCGAGGCCATCGACCAGTTGGACCAACGCCTCAGCCGACGCCTGAGGCGCCACCGCAAGCGGTTGGAAGACCGGCGTCGCGAGTCGGAGCCCGAGCCGGCCCCGGCCCACCCGGGCTACGCGGACCTCCCCGTCGACGACCGGACGGTGGTCCGCCACAAGTCGCTGGCCATGCGTCCGATGAGCGTCGAGGAGGCCGCAGACGAGATGGACCTCCTGGACCACGGCTTCTACCTATACCTGGACGCCGACCACGGCATCGACCGGGTGGTGTACCGCAACGGTGACTCCGGGTTGCGCGTGGTTCCCCGCGTGGACGGCGAGGCCCTTCCGGGTCGGACCAGGCCTCCCATACATCCGGCACCCCTGGTCCTGAATCACCTGCCCCTGAACGAGGCTGAGGTGCTGCTGGACGAGGGCGACGAGCCGTTCGTGTTTTTCGCCGAGCCGGACACCAGCAGGGGCCAGGTCCTCTACCGGCGCTTCGACGGCCACTACGGCCTTATCACCCCGGCCGTCTGA
- a CDS encoding fumarylacetoacetate hydrolase family protein — MAFRLGTLRDGRAVLLDDGLVEPGDDAVAQWWDLGRLTDGRLADPMDALGDLPTLNDLTGADGSPDGGPDGTVGLAGLGPAVPRPRSVFGIGMNYVAHVDEMGRAPSAAPVIFTKFSSCLVGPSDDVAVVGDRTDYEVELVAVVGRRCRNLAESEVWNALAGVTVGQDISDRALQTAAEPPQFSLGKSYDTFGPIGPAVVSVDLLANRDDLALSCAVDGEVRQDSRTSRMIVGVEQLVSYLSQVCTLQPGDLVFTGTPAGVGDPQGRCLKPGQRIDSHIQGVGHLVNHCV; from the coding sequence ATGGCCTTCCGACTTGGGACTCTGCGCGACGGTCGGGCCGTTCTCCTCGACGACGGTCTGGTGGAGCCGGGCGACGATGCCGTGGCCCAGTGGTGGGACCTTGGACGGCTCACCGACGGCCGCTTGGCTGACCCCATGGACGCCCTCGGCGACCTCCCGACATTGAACGATCTGACGGGCGCCGACGGCAGCCCGGACGGCGGTCCGGACGGGACGGTGGGCCTGGCCGGGTTGGGTCCGGCGGTGCCGCGACCCCGGAGCGTCTTTGGGATCGGCATGAACTATGTGGCCCACGTCGACGAAATGGGCCGGGCACCGTCCGCAGCACCGGTCATCTTCACGAAGTTCTCGTCCTGTCTGGTTGGCCCATCCGACGACGTGGCTGTGGTCGGTGACCGCACCGACTACGAGGTGGAGTTGGTGGCCGTGGTCGGGCGTCGCTGTCGGAACCTGGCCGAGAGCGAGGTGTGGAACGCCTTGGCCGGCGTCACCGTGGGCCAGGACATCTCCGACCGGGCCCTGCAGACGGCGGCCGAGCCGCCCCAGTTCAGCCTGGGGAAGAGCTACGACACCTTCGGTCCGATCGGGCCTGCTGTGGTGTCCGTCGACCTTCTCGCGAACCGTGACGACCTGGCCCTGAGCTGCGCCGTGGATGGCGAGGTCCGTCAGGACAGCCGGACCAGCCGGATGATCGTGGGCGTTGAGCAGCTGGTGTCTTACCTGTCGCAGGTGTGCACCCTGCAGCCCGGGGACCTGGTGTTCACCGGAACCCCGGCCGGCGTGGGAGACCCCCAGGGTCGGTGCCTGAAGCCCGGCCAGCGGATCGACTCCCACATCCAAGGCGTCGGCCACTTGGTCAACCACTGCGTCTGA
- a CDS encoding fumarate hydratase — translation MSDTPEFAYTDLLPLLDDPYAATDFRLLTAEGVRTVEGPGGRAFLEVDPAAIRLLTATAMRDIAHLLRSEHLAQVAAILDDPEASANDRFVARELLQNACIAAGGVLPSCQDTGTAIVSAKKGELVLTGGNDRETISQGVQDTYLTSNLRYSQLAPLDMFTEKNTGTNLPAQIEIESVAGDAYKFLFMAKGGGSANKSYLFQETKALLNPEGLAAFLDEKLRSLGTAACPPYHLAVVIGGTSAEHTLRTAKYASAHYLDHLPTSGSEAGHGFRDLDWEQKILEMTRGFGIGAQFGGKYFCHDVRVVRLPRHGASNPVGIAVSCSADRQALGKITSDGVFLEQLEEDPARFLPEITDEDLSATVVPIDLDQPMDTIRNELSQHPVKTRLSLTGTLVVARDIAHARMAELLDAGQPLPDYLRDHPIYYAGPAKTPEGYASGSFGPTTAGRMDSYVDRFQAAGASLVMLAKGNRSRQVTEACARHGGFYLGSIGGPAARLALDSIRQVEVLDYPELDMEAVWRIEVENFPAFIVVDDKGGDFFDEVSTPVRLD, via the coding sequence ATGAGCGACACCCCCGAGTTCGCCTACACCGATCTGCTGCCACTGCTGGACGACCCCTACGCCGCCACTGACTTCCGACTGCTCACCGCCGAAGGCGTCCGAACCGTCGAGGGACCGGGCGGTCGGGCCTTCCTGGAGGTCGACCCGGCGGCCATCCGCCTGCTGACGGCGACCGCCATGCGCGACATCGCCCACCTGCTGCGCTCCGAGCACCTAGCCCAGGTGGCGGCCATCTTGGACGACCCCGAGGCGTCGGCCAACGACCGCTTCGTAGCCCGGGAATTGCTGCAGAACGCCTGCATCGCGGCCGGCGGAGTGCTCCCGTCCTGTCAGGACACTGGAACGGCCATCGTGTCGGCCAAGAAGGGCGAACTGGTCCTGACCGGTGGGAACGACCGGGAGACCATCTCCCAAGGCGTCCAGGACACCTACCTGACCTCCAACCTGCGCTACTCGCAGTTGGCACCCCTGGACATGTTCACCGAAAAGAACACGGGTACGAATCTGCCGGCCCAGATCGAGATCGAGTCAGTAGCCGGCGACGCCTACAAGTTCCTGTTCATGGCCAAGGGCGGCGGTTCAGCCAACAAGAGCTACCTCTTCCAGGAGACCAAGGCACTCCTCAACCCTGAGGGGCTGGCCGCCTTCCTGGACGAGAAGCTGCGCTCTCTGGGTACCGCGGCCTGCCCGCCATACCACCTTGCGGTAGTCATCGGTGGCACGTCGGCCGAACACACCCTTCGCACGGCCAAGTACGCCTCGGCCCACTACCTGGACCACCTACCGACAAGCGGTAGCGAAGCTGGGCACGGCTTTCGCGATCTGGACTGGGAGCAAAAGATCTTGGAGATGACCCGGGGGTTCGGTATCGGAGCCCAGTTCGGTGGCAAATACTTCTGCCACGACGTCCGGGTGGTCCGCCTGCCCCGCCACGGCGCCTCCAACCCGGTCGGCATCGCCGTCTCCTGCTCGGCCGACCGCCAGGCCCTCGGCAAAATCACCTCCGACGGCGTTTTCCTCGAACAGTTGGAAGAGGACCCGGCCCGCTTCCTACCCGAGATCACCGACGAGGACCTGTCGGCCACCGTGGTGCCTATCGACCTCGACCAACCCATGGACACCATCCGCAACGAGCTGTCACAGCACCCGGTCAAGACCCGGCTGTCCCTGACCGGGACCCTGGTCGTAGCCCGCGACATCGCCCACGCCCGGATGGCCGAGTTGCTGGACGCCGGACAGCCCCTCCCCGACTACCTCCGGGACCACCCCATCTACTACGCGGGACCGGCTAAGACACCTGAGGGCTACGCCTCGGGGTCATTCGGCCCGACGACCGCCGGCCGCATGGACTCCTACGTGGACCGCTTCCAGGCCGCCGGGGCCAGCCTGGTCATGCTGGCTAAGGGAAACCGGTCGCGGCAGGTCACCGAGGCGTGCGCCCGCCACGGCGGCTTCTACCTCGGATCGATCGGCGGCCCAGCGGCCCGCCTGGCCCTGGACTCCATCCGTCAGGTCGAGGTTCTCGACTACCCGGAGTTAGACATGGAGGCCGTGTGGCGCATCGAGGTCGAGAACTTCCCCGCCTTCATCGTGGTCGACGATAAGGGTGGAGACTTCTTCGATGAGGTGTCGACCCCGGTACGCCTGGACTAG
- a CDS encoding LLM class F420-dependent oxidoreductase has product MKIDGGLGAANPTSLSGGLASIGASAKRLEDEGYAGAWTAETSHDPFLPHVIAAEHTERLELGTAIAVAFARNPMILAQIGHDLQRYSGGRFIMGLGTQIRPHITKRFSMEWSQPAARMREFVSAMQAIWDCWNNGTKLAFRGDFYTHTLMTPFFNPGPNECGPPKVFISAVGPLMSEVAGEVCDGLICHAFSTETYLREVTLPRIEAGLAKSGRTMDDFEIIGPGFVVTGPDEETMAKAATGIRQQIAFYASTPAYLGVLEIHGWEGLHGDLNAMSKRGEWQAMGDLIDDEMLDAFAVVAEPDKVAAEIRARYGDCVDRMMFYALGGDHGADFWMPIVADLAA; this is encoded by the coding sequence ATGAAGATCGACGGCGGACTCGGCGCCGCGAACCCCACTTCCCTGTCCGGCGGACTTGCCTCCATCGGAGCGTCGGCGAAGCGCCTCGAGGACGAGGGCTATGCCGGCGCCTGGACCGCCGAGACGAGCCATGACCCCTTCCTGCCGCACGTCATCGCCGCCGAGCACACCGAACGCCTCGAGTTGGGTACCGCGATCGCCGTGGCCTTCGCCCGCAACCCCATGATCCTCGCCCAGATTGGCCATGACCTGCAGCGCTACAGCGGCGGCCGTTTCATCATGGGGCTCGGTACCCAAATCCGGCCGCACATCACCAAGCGATTCTCGATGGAGTGGTCGCAGCCGGCGGCAAGGATGCGCGAGTTCGTGAGTGCCATGCAGGCCATCTGGGACTGTTGGAACAACGGCACGAAGCTGGCGTTCCGCGGCGACTTCTACACCCACACCCTGATGACGCCGTTCTTCAACCCCGGCCCCAACGAATGCGGCCCGCCCAAAGTGTTCATCTCAGCGGTCGGACCGCTCATGTCCGAGGTTGCCGGTGAGGTCTGCGACGGCCTGATCTGTCACGCCTTCTCCACCGAGACGTACCTGCGCGAGGTCACCCTGCCCAGGATCGAAGCCGGCTTAGCGAAGTCCGGACGCACGATGGACGACTTCGAGATCATCGGCCCCGGTTTTGTGGTCACCGGCCCCGACGAGGAGACCATGGCGAAGGCTGCCACGGGTATCCGCCAGCAGATCGCCTTCTACGCCTCGACTCCCGCCTACCTGGGCGTGCTTGAGATCCACGGCTGGGAAGGCCTCCACGGCGACCTCAACGCCATGTCTAAGCGGGGCGAGTGGCAAGCCATGGGCGATCTCATCGACGACGAGATGCTCGACGCATTTGCTGTCGTCGCAGAACCCGACAAGGTGGCTGCAGAAATCCGGGCTCGTTACGGCGACTGCGTCGATCGCATGATGTTCTACGCGCTTGGAGGCGACCACGGCGCCGACTTCTGGATGCCGATCGTGGCTGACCTGGCTGCCTGA
- a CDS encoding histidine phosphatase family protein — protein sequence MELLLIRHALPTTVDNRDTGREADPDLSDLGRRQAAALADWLCTGPTAEPVDAVYASPKARAVQTVAPLAERLDLEVVIEPLVNEYDAGEPEYVPMERLRALGDPRWGAIMAGEDLDDPEAFRDQVVIGMERIIGANPGRTVAVGCHGGVVSAYLSHVLGTDRVMFFEARYTAISRVAASSSGHRSLRSVNELDHLRLAGIPLSDV from the coding sequence ATGGAACTGCTCCTCATCCGGCACGCCCTTCCGACAACCGTGGACAACCGGGACACCGGCCGGGAGGCTGACCCCGACCTGTCGGACCTCGGTCGACGCCAGGCGGCCGCGCTGGCCGACTGGTTGTGTACCGGCCCGACGGCCGAGCCGGTCGACGCCGTGTACGCCAGCCCGAAGGCCCGGGCCGTCCAGACCGTGGCCCCGCTGGCCGAGCGCCTGGACCTCGAGGTGGTCATCGAACCGCTGGTCAACGAGTACGACGCCGGCGAGCCGGAGTACGTTCCCATGGAGCGCCTCCGGGCCTTAGGGGACCCCCGGTGGGGCGCCATCATGGCCGGTGAGGACCTGGACGATCCGGAGGCCTTCCGGGACCAGGTGGTGATCGGGATGGAGCGGATCATCGGCGCCAACCCGGGACGGACGGTGGCTGTGGGGTGCCACGGGGGCGTGGTGTCCGCCTACCTGTCCCACGTGCTGGGCACCGACCGGGTGATGTTCTTCGAGGCCCGGTACACGGCGATCAGTCGGGTGGCCGCCTCGTCGTCGGGTCACCGCAGCTTGCGATCGGTGAACGAGCTGGACCACCTGCGGCTGGCGGGCATACCGTTGAGCGACGTCTGA